In a genomic window of Leisingera caerulea DSM 24564:
- a CDS encoding mechanosensitive ion channel family protein, with protein sequence MEQMMEQAGAYWPLLVSGAKALVVLILGWIATGWISSVVRRRINSTPQIDPTLGNFAASTVRWVLLLVVLVAVLNIFGIEATSLVAMLGAATLAIGLALQGTLSDLAAGFMLILFRPYKIGQFVDIGGTSGTVKDLNLFVTELATPDNVQIIVPNGQAWGAIITNFSHHPTRRADLVFGIDYGDSAEEAKAIILEQANADPRVLQDPAPWVRVTNLGDSSVDLTARLWCKAEDYWELKFALMQGVKEAFDAKGISIPYPHTVEVKKEG encoded by the coding sequence ATGGAACAGATGATGGAACAAGCAGGCGCCTATTGGCCTCTGCTGGTAAGTGGCGCCAAGGCGCTGGTGGTGCTGATCCTCGGCTGGATTGCCACCGGCTGGATCAGCAGCGTGGTGCGGCGGCGGATCAACAGCACGCCGCAGATCGACCCGACACTGGGCAATTTTGCCGCCAGCACAGTACGCTGGGTGCTGCTCCTGGTGGTGCTGGTCGCCGTCCTCAACATCTTCGGGATCGAGGCCACCAGCCTGGTCGCCATGCTGGGTGCTGCCACCCTGGCGATCGGCCTGGCACTGCAGGGCACGCTCAGCGATCTGGCCGCGGGGTTCATGCTGATCCTGTTCCGCCCCTACAAGATCGGCCAGTTTGTCGATATCGGCGGCACCTCGGGCACTGTGAAGGACCTGAACCTCTTTGTGACCGAACTGGCGACGCCGGACAACGTGCAGATCATCGTGCCCAACGGCCAGGCCTGGGGCGCGATCATCACCAACTTCTCGCACCACCCCACCCGCCGCGCCGACCTTGTGTTCGGCATCGACTATGGCGACAGCGCCGAAGAGGCCAAGGCAATCATCCTGGAGCAGGCGAATGCCGACCCCCGGGTGCTGCAGGACCCTGCCCCTTGGGTCCGGGTCACCAATCTGGGCGACAGCTCCGTCGATCTGACCGCACGGCTCTGGTGCAAGGCCGAGGATTACTGGGAGCTGAAATTTGCCCTGATGCAGGGTGTGAAAGAGGCGTTCGACGCCAAGGGCATCTCGATCCCCTACCCGCATACGGTGGAAGTCAAAAAAGAAGGCTGA
- a CDS encoding GNAT family N-acetyltransferase produces the protein MTCPVLETERLILRPHRVQDFAAVAALWAEPEVVRFISGQPSTLQDSWTRLLRYIGHWQALGYGYWAVTLRGSGKFIGEVGFADYRRAMEPPLVGIPEAGWVLAPDMHGRGLATEAVRRIHQWAAEATDWAETACLLDPSHAASQKVARKLGYAPAGEAVYKGAPALVMKRVVARG, from the coding sequence ATGACCTGTCCGGTTCTGGAGACGGAGCGGCTGATCCTGCGCCCGCATAGGGTGCAGGATTTTGCAGCTGTGGCGGCGCTCTGGGCAGAGCCGGAGGTGGTGCGGTTCATCTCCGGCCAGCCTTCGACGCTGCAGGACAGCTGGACCCGGCTGCTGCGCTATATCGGCCATTGGCAGGCGCTGGGCTATGGCTATTGGGCGGTGACCCTGCGCGGCAGCGGCAAATTCATCGGCGAGGTGGGGTTTGCCGATTACCGGCGCGCGATGGAGCCGCCGCTGGTTGGCATTCCCGAAGCGGGCTGGGTGCTGGCGCCCGACATGCACGGCCGGGGGCTGGCAACCGAAGCGGTGCGCCGTATCCATCAGTGGGCGGCGGAGGCCACGGATTGGGCGGAGACCGCCTGTCTCCTTGACCCCTCTCACGCGGCGTCTCAGAAGGTGGCGCGCAAGCTGGGATACGCGCCTGCAGGCGAAGCGGTGTACAAGGGCGCCCCGGCGCTGGTCATGAAACGGGTGGTAGCGCGCGGCTGA
- a CDS encoding YtoQ family protein — protein sequence MALKVYLSGEIHTDWREQIIEGAEGLEVSFSAPVTDHGASDDCGVAILGAEENKYWHDHKGAMVNAIRTRKGISDADVVVVRFGDKYKQWNAAFDAGYAAALGKSVIVLSPPEHQHALKEVHAAALAVAEEPRQVVEILRYVLTGKLPG from the coding sequence GTGGCATTGAAGGTATATCTCTCGGGTGAGATTCACACCGATTGGCGGGAGCAGATTATTGAAGGCGCAGAGGGGCTGGAGGTGAGCTTCAGCGCGCCGGTTACCGATCACGGCGCCAGCGACGATTGCGGCGTGGCTATTCTCGGCGCCGAGGAGAACAAGTACTGGCACGACCACAAGGGCGCGATGGTCAATGCGATCCGCACCCGCAAGGGGATCTCGGACGCTGATGTGGTCGTCGTGCGCTTTGGCGACAAATACAAGCAGTGGAATGCGGCCTTTGACGCGGGCTATGCCGCCGCGTTGGGCAAGTCGGTTATCGTGCTGAGCCCGCCGGAGCATCAGCACGCGCTGAAAGAGGTCCACGCAGCCGCGCTGGCAGTGGCAGAGGAGCCGCGCCAGGTTGTGGAGATCCTGCGCTATGTTCTGACTGGCAAGCTGCCTGGATGA
- a CDS encoding phosphoribosyltransferase: MFEDRISAGLQLAEELAELPMTDPVVLALPRGGVPVALPIAQKLNAPLDLILIRKIGMPSNPELAAGALAEGSNPIFNGALLQATGMKPEDFASQVAGAREENAARRAGYLQGRPPVELEGRTAIVVDDGIATGATFMAAHFWLKERKPAEVILAVPVAPPEAVDELRPLVDTLVCLLSPREFWAVGAHYRDFAQTSDDEVTAALAAAPQAGAGKDKTWH; the protein is encoded by the coding sequence ATGTTCGAGGACCGGATTTCTGCCGGGCTTCAGCTGGCCGAGGAACTGGCTGAACTGCCGATGACAGACCCTGTCGTGCTGGCGCTGCCGCGGGGCGGGGTTCCTGTGGCGCTGCCCATTGCGCAGAAGCTGAACGCGCCGCTGGACCTGATCCTGATCCGCAAGATCGGCATGCCCTCCAACCCGGAGCTGGCGGCGGGTGCGCTGGCCGAGGGCAGCAATCCCATATTCAACGGCGCCCTGCTGCAGGCCACCGGCATGAAGCCGGAGGATTTCGCGTCGCAGGTTGCCGGGGCGCGGGAGGAAAATGCCGCCCGCCGCGCCGGCTATTTGCAAGGGCGCCCGCCGGTGGAGCTGGAAGGCCGCACAGCCATCGTGGTGGATGACGGCATCGCGACCGGCGCGACCTTTATGGCGGCGCATTTCTGGCTTAAGGAGCGCAAGCCGGCAGAGGTGATCCTGGCGGTGCCGGTGGCGCCGCCGGAAGCAGTGGACGAACTGCGCCCGCTGGTAGATACTCTGGTCTGCCTGCTGAGCCCCAGGGAATTCTGGGCGGTCGGCGCGCATTACAGGGATTTTGCACAGACCAGCGATGATGAGGTCACGGCTGCCTTGGCCGCTGCCCCGCAGGCTGGCGCAGGAAAGGACAAGACGTGGCATTGA